The Oxyura jamaicensis isolate SHBP4307 breed ruddy duck chromosome 9, BPBGC_Ojam_1.0, whole genome shotgun sequence genome includes the window CAACTTCAGTGTACATGTTACCTTTCAACATCTATTGATTATTAGTTCTCTGTTGTTGATGGGTGGCTTCAGACTTCTTTAAAACTTGTTTGGCGGTTATGCATCATAAAATCATGTGtatgataaaattaaattcagtgtAAGAAACCTTTTAACCAAGTTCGTTCTGCGAGTTTTTACTGAGTAACTGTTAAGATTGCTAGAgttttgtgaagaaaagaatCCAAGAACTTTAGGAACAGTGGGGTAAAAACCAAAGAAACCACATTTTACCAGTTTTACTGGATGAGTGGAATTCTTTGCTCCAGGTGATCTGTTTAACAGGTTTATTGTCAGCTTCTCAGAttccatctgtttttcaaatctCATCCTAGCACGTTGCCGGTGACCCTGACCTGAGGACAGGTGCAACGTTTTTCATGATGAGAGAGGCTACAccttgattatatttttttgcacTGGCACAGGATAGATGTTTGGCTTTGGAAAATAATGTCATACATAACTAACTCTAGGGGTTAGAAGTAATTgtcttttcttatatttctaTGCAGGTGTCAGTAACCAGTCACGCCTTACTTGTAGGTGTGTGTGTAAACATACGTATTTTCTTTGAGTACTTACCTGCAGCTGTATTATTTTAGCTCAAAAGAGGTTTTGTGGCTTTAACACATGCACCTTTCCTTCAGAGCTGGTGGAGGCTGATGCAACGTCTGTCCACTGCTTATTGACTTCTCAAGTTGAGACAAAGAAGCACCAGAAATAGTGGTGGATGGCAGGGTTTTTCAGTCTCTgtcaggaggaagaagaaactcATTGTTCCACCTGAATTTGCAGAAAGCAATTATACATTCCTATTCCGCTTGCAGATTGCTTTTGTCAGAGAAGCCAAACTTAAAAATGGCTTTATCTTCATTTGAAAGTTTGCAGGTTCTTAGTTatctgacaggaaaaaaaaaaaaaaaaaaaggaaaaaacacacaaaaaaaacagtagtttaagaaaaaaaaaactaagaaactaagacagtaaatttgcagaaacaattatttttctctaggtTAAATTTATGTTTCCAGGGCAGTCAAATAAATAAGGAGCAGCCACCAGTGCTGTACCATAATGTGCTTGTCACTTCTTAATCAGCACGCAATACTGGTGGAGTTCTAAGTGCTAAAACATGCACAGTTATGACAGCACCGTAACATGAACTTAATTCTGTTCTACGTacagattcattttattttcatgggtAACAaatcactgaggaaaaaaaataacaactgaatatatttaaataaaactagctatttatattttatatttttatacttatGCACAAATGTTTTGCCaatgataaaattaataattgcTGTGCTTATATACAAACTTAGTTTTTGTCTCTTTAAATTAGAAGCATTAAGAGGGAAACAGAAGTGTTATAATGAGCTTTTCATATATTGTAAGCGTGCTATAATTTTGTAAAACTCAATAGATTTGTAAACAGAAGATCTTACTGTTCTTTGGTGCATAGCATTGTCCATCTATAAATCAGTTCTGGTGTTTTTGCCTCGTCTTTAGGGTTTTCCCATTCAGCATTTACCTTTGGTATAGAGAGCCATATCAGCCAGTCCAATATAAACGGTGCTCTGGTGCCACCAGCTGCTTTGATTTCCATCATCCAGAAAGGTCTGCAGTATGTAGAGGCAGAAGTCAGTATCAATGAGGTAAGCAGGCTTTGCCTACAGGAGTATTACGTCCTTGCTTGCAGTAAGTTTCAATgctagtattttttcttaactttcttgtatcctatttatttacttttacttcAGATTCCTCACTGCTGGTGTTCACCATGACTCCAGTGGTGGAACCAGAATGGAGTGACATAACTGGGTAGGGGTTCTGCCCTGTGCAGCCACACAACACCAGGCATGGTGTTCTGGCTCATTGCTTAAAGGTCCGTTGTCTGTAGAGTTTTTACCCTAATATAATGTTGCAGTAAATCCAGAAAAGTGCAATACAATAATCATTGAGACAAGTAACCTCTTACTTTGTGTTTTCATAGACTTGCGctagggagggaggagagcactACGCAGCTCTCATTGAGTGACTTGTTATAATGAGATAATGAGAGCCCAAAGGCAAGATTTCCAAACAAAGAAATGGTTTCAGTCTGTGGCAGGAAGGACGAAGTATGCcagtttgctttttgcttctgctgGCTAATTCATCTTTGAACGGGATCTATTGAACTTGATATTTAAATGGTTATTCCATCAGCACAGAAAGCGAGGTGTCTCGTTGCCTGAGACTGCAGATTCTTACCCTCAATTTCCATTCTTATTTATGCCTGGAAGGTTAGCAGCTTTTGTGTGTGCCAGATCTATTacagaaggaaacattttttccactaaTTCTGCTATCTCTCCAGTCTCCCTTATGTCTTTTGTTTATGTGTTGTTTTCATAGTCCAAAAGAGGCAAATCCTTTCCCTTAGGAAgcctcagaaaaataaaccaagtgATCGGAATAAAAGGAGGAGACCCTATATTTATCACAAGGAATCCTTCTAGGTCCTAAAAATAGATCCTTGCAAAGCCCTAGCGTATGTATAAGGGTATTTTTAACTGGGTCTTGTCCATTTCAGGATAAAAttcttctttgttgtttgaAAGCATGCcaacactgtttaaaaaaagaaagaaaactagtGAACTCTCCAGATAATGTGTTTATGGAAAGTATTAGTCTAATAAGATAGAATAACTTCACAAGCCAGTGACCTGACTTGCAATGTTTGCAGCTCTTCAAACAAACCATTAGACTTTGTTACAGCCACTCATGTTTGAAATCATATTCATAGATAGCTTACAGAATTTTTTGCTTTAGCAGACAACTTAGCAAACCTGAAGCATATAAATTTTGAATCCAGAACCTCTGCCAGAGGCCTGCAGTGGcttttttgcatatttatggTGGCCACTTCACTTTAGAGTAAAATTCCAATTCTAACCACAGAAATGATGAGAAATCACTTCCAGCACCATTTGTAAACTGTTGcctttttattgtatttagGTTATATTAGAGTTTCTGCCAGTTATGCTAATTCATATTTgatgttggttttttttttttcctctttccctctgcTGTAATTTAGGATGGTACCTTGTTTGATGGTAGGCCGATAGAGTCTCTCTCACTGATAGATGCAGTGATGCCTGATGTGGTACAGACAAGACAACAGGCCTACAGAGATAAACTTGCacaacagcaggcagcagctgctgcagccgcAGCTGCAACTAACCAACAGGGATCAgcaaaaaatggtgaaaatactgcaaatgGGGAAGAGAACGGAGCACATACTATAGCAAGTAAGTTGAGACAAATGAACTCGGCCTAACTAAACCCTCCCTCACAACTCTCCacagcagggggttggaattagatgatctttaaggtccctcccaacccaaaccattctgtgattctatgatacatCATTTTCCTCTCTTATATCGTATAACCTCTTCACGTACCTTAGTACTAGCTAGCAGAGAATGTGATAAATGTGTATAGGTATCAGTAACCCTTCAGTTTGCAAagaatactttctttttaagtgaTACTTTAATGGAGTCTCACCTTTGACTGCCCCTGCTTTGATGTTAGGAGTTGTAGGAGGAGGTGTGAACTTCCACATTCATTAGTTTACAACTACCATTGACCAGAGTCTCACTTGCAGTACTACTACTTCCTTGTCATTTGAAGATTTTCCACAACGCCCTGGGAGCTCTTGCCTGAAGAGAAAATGTCAGAGACGATTCTTTAAATACTacacctccccagccctgggcccTGTACAAGGAACAAGGAGAGGAGCCTGCTTATCCTTAGCTGGTTAAAACACAGTACTGCTTGTCATGCTCCAGCAAGCACTGCTTTTGCCAGGTTCTGCTAACCAACTGAATCAGAGATCTATAACTAATTCTCTGTTGGACAGACTTCCTTGTCATGCTGAGAAGATCATGGTTGCCAAGACAAATACTGTGTCCTTTGTCTTCTTTATCAGTATCACTTTTCATGATTTGCTATGCAGAATTACACTGCATGGTTTTAGTTGCAACTGGTGAAACAAGCGAGTTTTATTTGTCATCACTGGTCAAAGGAACATAACTTACAATCAGGCTTATTATAGAAAAGGTAAGACAGCAAAATtaggttttgaaaatattattctggAAGCCTGAATTACACATTTGAGAGCAGGAGTTACAGCTTCTGCTGTAACAGCTCCTGAAGTAAAGCCCTTTTTGGGAGAATATTCGTATCAGGTCATGTACAAGTTCTACATTTTACAACTggattttactatttttttcattattatgtattataaataaactttgaaatatAATCTTCAGTTTAAACAAATAAGCTCTTGATTTCAAtgcttgcatttaaaaatctcCTAAGATTTGCTTGTGAACTGGAATGAGTAAGCTTAAACTTCAGATCTTCACTCCTGTTAAATGTGATATACCAGCAACCCCTACTGGCTGGTACATCGAATTAAACTAGCATTGATTCTCTTTAATTGAAATAGGGTTTTATATGGTACTGTATCTTAAAATGCTCATGGTCTAATagctttttctctgttcttacaCATACAAACAGTGACAGAAACCCTTAATGTTAAATTAAGcaataaatgtgaaaaacttTGCTTAATCACAGTGAGTAAATAGGGAGCAGGTGAACTGTTTAGCATTTcttatattttgcatttatccTCAgggtgaaaatatttttaataatagaaAATGATTGATGATAGCTGgcaagaaaactgttttgtcaGTTGAATTACCCCCAGtacattttacagaacaaaatggATTCAGCATCCTTTCCACACAAAAAGCTACGTATTGCCACAACTTCGCAGTAATTGCCAATGCAGTTTAAGAAGCTCTGTTAGCAGTTTACCATATCGCCAAATGTTACTATATTTAATCAAAGCCATTTCAGAAGTGAAGTGTCAGAAGTGTTGATTTAAAACCTGTTTGAATTCTATGATGATTTTTGAATTTGAGTTTTGAAAACTAATGTGCCATAAACGTATTTTTGAAGTACAAGATAAACTAGCAGCATATTGTACTAAGCAAGATAGTGCTTGAAAAACTGTGAGTACTTTTTAAAtcagcatttatattttaatataaattcatttttggCATTGATTTTGAAGTTTCATAATAAAGTCCATTTGGATGATGAGGTTTAGAAGAGAGGTTTCTCACTTCATTTTTCCAAGTACCAATTTATGAAGTACTATAAACAGattgggattaaaaaaaaaaaaaaaaaaaaaaaaaaagaaacaggaatgtTGCTTAtcccaaaatattaaaatctacCTCTCGCTACTGTTGTTTCCCATAATGCAGATAATCACACAGATATGATGGAAGTAGATGGAGATGTTGAAATCCCTCCCAACAAAGCAGTGGTACTGCGTGGCCATGAATCTGAAGTATTCATCTGTGCCTGGAATCCCATTAGTGACCTTCTGGCCTCAGGGTATGTGCTGCATTAACTATGGGTATACATAATATTGATGTTCATTGATGGACTTTTGTACGGGTGTAGTAACAAGTTAAAAGAATTCCAGCCTCAGTGCCCTCTAGATCAAATGCCACAATGTTCACTGTTGGGAAAGGAAGACCTTTGTAATTGAAATGAATTGAGAGAAGGGGTAATATCCTCGTAACTGTTTTGTAGATCTGGAGATTCAACAGCACGGATATGGAACCTCAGTGAAAACAGCACAAGTGGCTCTACGCAGCTGGTACTTCGACACTGTATACGAGAAGGAGGGCAGGATGTACCGAGCAACAAAGACGTGACATCACTGGACTGGAACGTAAGTCAAAAACACAGTACTCAAAATACTGTGAGAAAATTGTACCTACAGTTTTGCATAGTCAAATTTTAAGTGACAGCAGCTATGCGTCATCTGTAGCTGCACCTGAATTACACATCACTTTGCGTTGCATTGTAATTGCTTGTGTTGTACTTCGGGgacattttattaataattgtAGTCTGTGGAATAAATATCATCAGTCTTACGCAGATGTCTTCTACCTGAAATTTGCTTTGTGCTCCTTAACTTTGAATCATGcgctaaaattaaataaaaataacctttttacTGGCAGAGTGAAGGTACACTTCTAGCAACTGGGTCTTACGATGGCTTTGCAAGGATATGGACTAAAGATGGTATGTGAAATACTTCTtaatttccagtatttttcctttattgtgGTTCACAacatagctttttatttttttaatgtattcataTCAATATAAATTTTCAGGTAATCTTGCCAGCACCTTAGGGCAACATAAAGGTCCTATATTTGCGTTAAAATGGAACAAGAAAGGAAACTTCATTTTAAGTGCAGGAGTGGACAAGGTGAGATAATCTTtggtaaaattaaaattctttacTTCACCGTTATAATCTAATTGTAAACAAAGCTGTAGAAAGTAAATAACTAAATTTAAACTAAAGGCATGGGACGTAAATATGTACTTACAAAGAACTTGTTATGCTAGCTATGTTTCACTGtgttttataataatttattgaaATACTTTAATTCATCAGATTTTAATGTACCTGGGTCTCTTCCCAATTAGGTTAGTGTGAGCTGCAAAGTAAGTGCATTGAACGCAGTAACGTTAAACCTTTGTAAAACCAAATCAGGTACAATTTAGTGAAGCATTTGATGCAAAGCCTCGGAAGAAAATTGTACTGGAGGAATAGATTCAGGCTGATTTGGTTATCATTCAAGCCTGAGAGTGATTAAAAAGGTTAGAGCTGGAACATAAGGAAAGTCAATATATTTGACTGGGGGGTGCTCGTAGCATAATGCCATGAAGCCCATTGtttaattatgattttatttcatgccTCTAAACAAACTTAAAGACTCGCAAGGTCTTTAAATTCAAAGCTGCAGTTAGTGTGAGAGATTATGCAAATGGTAGGAAGGATACAATAATGATGAAGAACAGACCTAAGATGAGTTCAAGGAATCATAaaatttgtttagttttttgtgTTTATAACCAATTCAGGGTGCAGAAGTAAGACCACAGTTTTGCACAATACTTGAAACCGGCAGTACCCTGTAAAGTAGTAACAGACCCTCagatattttcctctctttataTGGCTGTTTTTTCCCACATTGACTTAACCCAGTTTGCTTTAGTGCCCAGCTTTAtaaatgcttctgctggcacaaaggaatgaaaagagTAAATGTTTCAAAACACGGGAAGGATGGGTTTCTTCTGGCAGCTCTGATGGCTTATGCcagttcttacatttttttgagGATGAAAAAGATGTAAAACCCCACTTTTGTGGGGctttaatttgcagaaaaatatgctggaggaaataaaagccTCATTGTTTCAGTCAATTAAACTCATTGGACAAAGCAACTGAGattatgctttgaaaaatactcTGCATTAGCAGAAAGATTGGCTCCAccttatgtttctttttcataaataacttCTGGTCAGTTCATGCTTTTGCTGACTTCAGTCTCAAAATTTTCATTGATCAAAAAATTTCATTGATAAGGTAGGTCAGGAATATTGATATATAATAAAGTGATTATAAAATACCGATTATACTAcgaatttttctttcatcagaaagATGGCAGTAGTACTGGCAGAGAAGGACtcagaacaagaacaaaattacaCCCCAGAATCTGAAAGATTTGATTTATGAAACTGTGTTTGTATAAAGATTCCCCACAGGGACAAACAAGGAATTGAAATGACAATTTGAATATGCAaatatctgaaattaaattaactgTGTGGAGTGGATTAGAAGAATATAAATAGAACTGAagagatatatttatttaaaaaacaaaacaaaaccccacaacccCCTTCTTCCTTGCAGACCCTTCAGATGTTATGATAAACACCTGTTTAGGTGTTAGGGTTCTCTTCTGTTGTCCGTAGATCTACCACAATTTCCTTTAGTAGTGGATAAAACACTAGAAACATTTAATCTTGTAGGTGAGGGCAGTGGGGAGTAGGCTGGGTAATTTGATACACGTGAATGGTGGAAGTTGTGGGAAAGTAGCAAGTTGTACAAGTTTGTTTATTGTTAATTTATCTGTTTAATACAGACCACAATTATTTGGGATGCCCACACTGGTGAAGCCAAGCAGCAGTTTCCATTTCATTCTGGTAAGTATTGATTTTGCTTATTCAGGATtgtcatctggaaaaaaaaaaaaagaaaaaaaaagttatttatttaagaaataaagtacCTGAAGTTTATGGAGCTTATGTACACTGTTTTAAAGTCTTGGAGTCTTTGAATACTGACTCCCATATTTGTAGTCTTATGTAGTTTTAGAACTTTATAACTCAAAATTTTATTGCAGTTATATGGAAATCATAAGAGACAGTCCAAGTATTACCAACTTGTTGCAGTACAGGGGCAGATATCAAGTGGTTGGGCCTCAGAGGATTTACGTTTATCAGCCAAGGACTCTATTCATCAGCTTCCTGCTACAGTAATCCCATCTCTACATCCCATTGTTCTTCACTTCCCACTGTGCCATCCCCAATTTGTTTGGACACAAACCAGCTAAAGGCTGTTCACTGGCCAGCTGGGATAAGAGTGCTGCCATTCGGGGAGGTCAGACAAATTGCTCTGTGGGCCGCATGCTGTGCAAGCCTGCCGGAATCAGCTGGAAAATAGAACAACAAACAAGTTATTGAAGGGCCTTTAAGAAATTTGTCgcatttctactttttattcTACTTGTCCTGTGTTTTTGGTGGCATGACGGCAATCAAGAAAATCAGTTCTTGGTAGCACACAGAATTGTTTGGAGTATATCTGCTATAAATATCGCAGCCTGGCCAAGTGGTATATGTGGACTATGATTAAGCCTCCAGTTAAAACACCTTAATagcttgaaattaaaaaactcATTCCACCTTTCACTGTCTGCCATCTGTGAGCACAAGCATGCACTGTTGGTGCA containing:
- the TBL1XR1 gene encoding F-box-like/WD repeat-containing protein TBL1XR1 isoform X1; this translates as MSISSDEVNFLVYRYLQESGFSHSAFTFGIESHISQSNINGALVPPAALISIIQKGLQYVEAEVSINEDGTLFDGRPIESLSLIDAVMPDVVQTRQQAYRDKLAQQQAAAAAAAAATNQQGSAKNGENTANGEENGAHTIAIVSHNADNHTDMMEVDGDVEIPPNKAVVLRGHESEVFICAWNPISDLLASGSGDSTARIWNLSENSTSGSTQLVLRHCIREGGQDVPSNKDVTSLDWNSEGTLLATGSYDGFARIWTKDGNLASTLGQHKGPIFALKWNKKGNFILSAGVDKTTIIWDAHTGEAKQQFPFHSAPALDVDWQSNNTFASCSTDMCIHVCKLGQDRPIKTFQGHTNEVNAIKWDPTGNLLASCSDDMTLKIWSMKQDSCVHDLQAHNKEIYTIKWSPTGPGTNNPNANLMLASASFDSTVRLWDVDRGICIHTLTKHQEPVYSVAFSPDGRYLASGSFDKCVHIWNTQTGALVHSYRGTGGIFEVCWNAAGDKVGASASDGSVCVLDLRK
- the TBL1XR1 gene encoding F-box-like/WD repeat-containing protein TBL1XR1 isoform X2, with product MSISSDEVNFLVYRYLQESGFSHSAFTFGIESHISQSNINGALVPPAALISIIQKGLQYVEAEVSINEDGTLFDGRPIESLSLIDAVMPDVVQTRQQAYRDKLAQQQAAAAAAAAATNQQGSAKNGENTANGEENGAHTIANNHTDMMEVDGDVEIPPNKAVVLRGHESEVFICAWNPISDLLASGSGDSTARIWNLSENSTSGSTQLVLRHCIREGGQDVPSNKDVTSLDWNSEGTLLATGSYDGFARIWTKDGNLASTLGQHKGPIFALKWNKKGNFILSAGVDKTTIIWDAHTGEAKQQFPFHSAPALDVDWQSNNTFASCSTDMCIHVCKLGQDRPIKTFQGHTNEVNAIKWDPTGNLLASCSDDMTLKIWSMKQDSCVHDLQAHNKEIYTIKWSPTGPGTNNPNANLMLASASFDSTVRLWDVDRGICIHTLTKHQEPVYSVAFSPDGRYLASGSFDKCVHIWNTQTGALVHSYRGTGGIFEVCWNAAGDKVGASASDGSVCVLDLRK